The Chionomys nivalis chromosome 20, mChiNiv1.1, whole genome shotgun sequence genome includes a region encoding these proteins:
- the Rab20 gene encoding ras-related protein Rab-20 isoform X2, which translates to MRKPDGKIVLLGDMNVGREQFHGLGSMYCRGAAAVILTYDVNHRQSLLELEDRFLGLTETANNDCLFAIVGNKVDLAMEQAPEGGKKEGEGSGKVGGSCVSFKVPRQVQPEDAMALYKKILKYKMLDEGEMPAAERMCFETSAKTGHNVDLLFETLFDLVVPMIARQKAEEPSQIVDIASCKTPKRTRSGCCT; encoded by the coding sequence GGCGGGAGCAGTTCCATGGCCTGGGCTCCATGTACTGCCGGGGGGCGGCCGCTGTCATCCTAACGTATGATGTGAACCACCGGCAGAGTCTGCTGGAGTTGGAGGACAGGTTCCTGGGCCTGACGGAAACAGCCAACAACGACTGCTTGTTTGCCATCGTGGGAAACAAAGTGGACCTGGCCATGGAGCAGGCCCCAGagggtgggaagaaggaaggagagggctCTGGGAAGGTAGGGGGCAGCTGTGTCTCCTTCAAGGTGCCCAGGCAGGTGCAGCCAGAGGACGCCATGGCCCTCTACAAGAAGATTCTGAAGTACAAGATGCTGGACGAGGGGGAGATGCCAGCCGCCGAGCGGATGTGCTTCGAAACCAGTGCCAAAACTGGGCACAATGTGGACCTCCTCTTTGAGACCTTGTTTGACCTGGTGGTGCCGATGATCGCCCGGCAGAAGGCTGAGGAGCCGTCCCAGATTGTGGATATAGCCAGCTGCAAAACACCCAAGCGGACTAGATCTGGGTGCTGCACCTGA